From the Halorhabdus utahensis DSM 12940 genome, one window contains:
- a CDS encoding McrB family protein, producing MKPGIVLASATSPTEQAVFDDLVHRGIEDTHLDPHFPGEFDQTVHAWPVPEADHVDVSDIRPGDHVLFYRGSNRYSWAAEVRDIISDPKMAERFASYVTDRETGDIQPREEFSDDILLLHIPVPIEIESYRLHDHLNIDQDALTRTIIPDDSSVANVVDEYGGVDQMIRSAREDPALYIEVTSVEDKPYKQQDGEYSLGTAVFSRSESRDGRDIYGTLREPEVGDLVFHVLKDKRQIRGISTVTSTLQTDFEGPPDDSWDDGARGDGYYLPLGDYREFADPADIDNDLLQNDDYRERLTDILETHSGLFYDQNFELAHGAYFTECPLDLLYLFIAEEPAIMSVASQAHWSVPIPSASDSYDSVSEAVVDVRTRLPFSDTGREWFRNILTRTILEAFTESLSSVQPNAELTETEATHCELIRRLYTDQEQKFENAAEELGVGQTNQASEAETLFFVLFRELQADFGFSTNMSQVKARTILNENYEIEVADIQRPPEEGRGPLEKAEKPDQADDIARQLTATGQMVFYGPPGTGKTYTAQRFARWWLHQQDSVDPHTGQLETVTFHPSFTYEDFIEGLSAETTDDGSVKYDEESGVFLEVATRAQQDFHSAADDEEPRRYVLIIDEINRGNLAQIFGETITGLEKDKRLGGENETKLSLAHSGESFTIPPNLYVIGTMNTADRSIALVDAALRRRFRFLSFPPQLELLRAHFDLGDWESVKHHATTDTSDSQLIAQSIIAIRVLNKRIRNEPDLGRGKQIGHSFLFGAEDEQEIVDVWRFEILPLLEEYLFGQYERIRESLFQGEGDLLFDWDREEIKPFSSQELSDTLAVFVEEFEPETAPDEE from the coding sequence ATGAAACCAGGAATCGTTCTCGCTTCGGCGACTAGCCCAACCGAGCAGGCAGTATTCGACGATCTCGTCCACCGTGGGATCGAAGACACTCATCTCGACCCACACTTTCCTGGAGAATTCGATCAAACTGTCCATGCGTGGCCTGTCCCCGAAGCCGACCACGTTGACGTATCAGATATTCGTCCGGGGGATCACGTACTCTTCTACCGCGGGAGCAACCGATATTCTTGGGCAGCAGAAGTTCGGGACATCATTTCCGACCCGAAGATGGCCGAACGGTTTGCCTCGTACGTAACTGATCGAGAGACTGGAGATATCCAGCCCCGAGAGGAGTTCAGTGACGATATTCTCCTATTGCACATTCCGGTTCCGATCGAAATCGAGAGCTATCGGCTTCACGACCACCTCAATATCGATCAAGATGCATTGACGCGGACGATCATTCCCGACGATTCCAGTGTCGCGAACGTAGTTGACGAATATGGCGGAGTCGATCAGATGATCCGGTCGGCCCGTGAGGATCCTGCGCTCTACATCGAAGTCACATCTGTCGAGGACAAACCTTACAAGCAGCAGGATGGTGAATATTCGCTCGGCACTGCTGTCTTCTCGAGGAGCGAATCGAGAGATGGGAGGGATATCTATGGAACCCTCCGGGAGCCCGAAGTAGGCGATCTCGTATTTCATGTTCTGAAAGACAAACGCCAAATTCGAGGAATTTCGACCGTTACCTCGACCCTTCAAACAGATTTCGAGGGGCCGCCAGACGACTCGTGGGATGATGGAGCCCGAGGAGACGGATACTATCTCCCACTCGGAGACTACCGAGAATTTGCCGACCCGGCCGACATAGATAACGACCTCCTTCAGAATGACGATTACCGAGAGCGATTAACCGACATTCTGGAAACACACAGTGGTTTGTTCTACGACCAAAATTTCGAGCTGGCCCACGGAGCCTATTTTACCGAATGCCCGCTTGATCTCCTCTACTTGTTCATCGCGGAAGAGCCCGCTATTATGAGCGTGGCTAGCCAGGCGCACTGGTCCGTCCCCATACCGTCAGCGTCTGATAGCTATGATTCGGTCAGCGAAGCAGTAGTGGATGTCCGGACGCGGCTTCCGTTTAGTGATACGGGTAGAGAGTGGTTCCGGAACATTTTGACGCGAACAATTTTGGAAGCATTTACCGAGTCGCTTTCGAGCGTCCAACCTAATGCGGAACTCACCGAAACCGAGGCAACCCATTGCGAGCTGATCAGGCGACTGTATACTGATCAGGAACAGAAGTTCGAGAACGCGGCTGAGGAGTTAGGAGTGGGTCAGACGAACCAAGCGAGTGAAGCAGAGACGCTCTTTTTCGTCCTATTTCGGGAATTACAGGCAGATTTCGGTTTCTCGACTAATATGAGCCAGGTAAAGGCCCGGACGATTCTCAACGAGAACTATGAAATCGAAGTCGCTGATATTCAGAGACCGCCCGAGGAAGGACGAGGGCCACTCGAAAAAGCTGAAAAGCCGGATCAAGCGGACGATATCGCACGTCAGCTCACGGCAACCGGGCAAATGGTTTTCTATGGGCCGCCTGGGACGGGGAAGACCTATACAGCCCAGCGGTTCGCCCGGTGGTGGCTCCACCAACAGGATTCGGTTGACCCCCACACCGGACAGTTAGAAACAGTCACATTCCACCCGTCGTTCACGTATGAGGACTTCATTGAAGGATTGAGCGCCGAGACTACTGATGACGGCAGCGTAAAGTATGATGAGGAGTCCGGCGTGTTCCTCGAAGTTGCAACTCGTGCCCAGCAGGATTTCCATTCAGCGGCCGATGATGAGGAGCCAAGACGATACGTCCTCATCATCGATGAGATCAACCGAGGAAACTTAGCCCAGATTTTCGGCGAGACCATCACTGGCCTCGAGAAAGACAAGCGTCTCGGTGGTGAGAATGAGACAAAATTATCCCTGGCGCATTCTGGAGAGTCATTCACGATCCCGCCAAACCTCTATGTAATCGGGACCATGAACACTGCCGACCGGTCGATCGCGTTGGTCGATGCTGCGCTTCGACGACGCTTCCGATTTCTCTCATTCCCTCCCCAACTCGAGCTGCTTCGAGCGCACTTTGACCTGGGTGACTGGGAGAGTGTGAAGCACCACGCCACCACCGACACCTCCGATTCCCAGCTGATTGCCCAGTCGATAATCGCAATTCGCGTTCTCAACAAACGGATCCGGAATGAACCGGATCTTGGCCGTGGTAAGCAGATTGGTCACTCGTTCCTATTTGGTGCTGAAGACGAGCAAGAGATCGTTGACGTTTGGCGCTTTGAGATTCTCCCCTTACTCGAAGAGTATCTCTTCGGCCAATATGAGCGCATTCGAGAATCACTTTTCCAAGGCGAAGGTGACTTGCTCTTCGACTGGGATCGAGAAGAGATCAAGCCCTTCTCATCTCAAGAGCTCAGCGATACGCTAGCCGTATTTGTAGAGGAGTTCGAACCTGAAACAGCTCCTGATGAGGAGTAA
- a CDS encoding helicase-related protein: MGNPQFQDLLIQANRLSMLHGTAPLMSLQRSRVIPTEYQLTPVVMGLDMPAVRLLLADDVGLGKTIEAGLITSELLARNRAERILIVTPANLRDQWREAFEHFFHIDAQITDRRNRRAMEKEVPPGTSVWEYYSKHIVSIDYAKQAHIHNQIRSQDWDMVIIDEAHQAARPHTASAGQAPSKLRWEFAKAITEDATHALLLTATPHNGYTDSFASLLRMVNSDIVAGDAHNPSINQELAKRHVVQRRRKDVEEWFGDDNENPFPERDQATVDVTPTEYEKTAYDAVRDYGDTLVEAAKEAENRNVAQWTVVHFLKRALSSPEALRRSLENRQDKLDERLEELDDDGVSEGENAGVSEELAKANALDSDPGEDYSEAELGERVERVVSGDRAAIEMELDALEETLAAADKVTPTRDSKLQKLLDQTLPARFNSGGTIIFTKYIDTLEYLEEGIEEFLEENHPDVELYTLHGKLNTAERDERFEQFADADRGVLVSTDVISEGMNLQYAANQVIHYELPWNPNRLEQRNGRVDRYGQKRDKVFIRTMVVDDPMDRTVLTKLIKKAQEIRSQYGFSPPYLGDDEGIMQLLDADDLQTVMPQQTLGDFSDGKSTDEQESAFDQEVLERIEDESFYDHSEVDLKEVQERQKETQELLGGPDALENFVKSGLDLFGCVFEPKVDGTYEIRVTSDELRGQDIQEAYERVTFNPKRAAEDADIEMLDIAHPLVQRLIESVKEVALTSDDRYGRTAMRGTEVVDETVALYTWKVRYFAHTGDNPTVMEELLQTALPLYGDGALSADELNRLREAEATAANRTEQEWKRDLENAIDHEDKEHVITRRADDRREQIEEERSRMREKLEDAGYGKSMGGIDNLSVASKDLLTVGLYYPYQ; the protein is encoded by the coding sequence ATGGGCAACCCACAGTTTCAGGACCTCCTGATTCAGGCAAACCGGTTGTCGATGCTCCACGGAACGGCGCCGCTCATGAGCCTCCAACGGTCGCGCGTGATCCCCACTGAGTACCAACTAACTCCAGTGGTCATGGGTCTCGATATGCCCGCTGTCCGATTACTCCTCGCTGATGACGTCGGGCTCGGGAAAACTATAGAGGCAGGGCTAATCACGAGCGAACTTCTGGCCAGAAATAGGGCGGAGCGTATTCTGATCGTTACACCCGCCAACTTGCGTGATCAGTGGCGAGAGGCGTTCGAACACTTCTTCCACATCGACGCTCAGATCACTGATCGGCGAAATCGAAGGGCAATGGAGAAAGAGGTGCCGCCGGGAACCAGCGTGTGGGAATACTACTCCAAACATATCGTCTCGATTGACTACGCGAAGCAGGCGCACATTCATAACCAAATACGAAGCCAAGATTGGGATATGGTCATTATCGATGAAGCCCACCAGGCCGCTCGGCCGCACACTGCGTCGGCTGGGCAAGCTCCTTCGAAGCTGCGATGGGAGTTTGCGAAAGCGATTACTGAGGACGCCACGCACGCGCTTCTTCTCACTGCGACGCCGCATAACGGATACACGGATAGTTTCGCCAGCCTGCTTCGGATGGTCAATTCCGATATCGTTGCTGGTGACGCCCATAATCCATCCATCAACCAAGAGCTCGCTAAACGACACGTCGTACAACGTCGTCGGAAAGACGTCGAAGAATGGTTCGGTGACGACAATGAGAACCCGTTCCCAGAGCGTGACCAGGCAACAGTAGACGTAACGCCGACTGAATACGAGAAAACAGCATATGATGCAGTCAGAGACTATGGCGACACCCTCGTCGAGGCTGCAAAAGAGGCTGAGAACAGGAACGTAGCCCAGTGGACTGTCGTCCATTTCCTCAAGCGTGCGCTTTCCAGTCCTGAGGCCCTACGACGTTCGCTCGAGAACAGGCAGGACAAACTCGATGAACGCCTGGAGGAACTCGACGACGACGGTGTCAGTGAGGGTGAGAACGCCGGCGTTTCGGAAGAACTAGCGAAGGCCAATGCCCTGGACAGTGACCCAGGGGAAGACTATTCGGAAGCGGAACTCGGGGAACGCGTCGAGCGAGTCGTCTCTGGAGATCGGGCCGCGATCGAAATGGAGCTCGACGCACTCGAGGAGACGTTGGCGGCCGCAGACAAGGTCACACCAACAAGGGACAGCAAACTCCAGAAACTGCTCGATCAAACGCTGCCTGCCAGGTTCAACAGCGGTGGGACGATCATCTTCACCAAATACATCGATACGCTGGAATACCTCGAAGAGGGGATCGAGGAGTTCCTAGAGGAGAACCATCCGGATGTCGAACTCTACACCCTGCATGGCAAGCTGAACACGGCCGAACGGGACGAGCGATTTGAGCAGTTTGCGGACGCCGACCGAGGCGTCCTGGTCTCAACAGACGTGATCAGCGAGGGGATGAACCTCCAGTATGCCGCGAACCAGGTAATCCACTACGAACTTCCGTGGAACCCCAATCGGCTCGAGCAGCGGAACGGACGGGTCGACCGGTATGGCCAGAAACGAGACAAGGTCTTCATCCGGACGATGGTCGTCGACGATCCGATGGATCGGACTGTTCTCACCAAACTCATCAAAAAGGCCCAGGAGATTCGGTCTCAGTATGGCTTTTCACCGCCGTATCTCGGCGATGACGAAGGAATCATGCAACTCCTCGATGCCGATGATCTCCAGACGGTGATGCCCCAACAGACGCTTGGCGATTTCAGTGACGGAAAATCCACTGATGAGCAAGAGAGTGCTTTCGATCAAGAGGTCCTCGAACGAATCGAGGACGAGTCATTCTACGACCACAGCGAAGTAGATCTCAAGGAGGTCCAAGAGCGCCAGAAGGAAACCCAAGAGCTCCTCGGCGGCCCGGACGCTCTGGAGAACTTCGTCAAGAGTGGGCTCGATCTGTTCGGTTGTGTCTTTGAACCGAAGGTCGACGGGACCTACGAAATCCGCGTCACTTCAGATGAGCTCCGAGGCCAGGATATCCAGGAGGCATACGAGCGGGTGACATTCAACCCCAAACGCGCCGCCGAAGACGCGGACATCGAGATGCTGGACATTGCGCACCCGCTCGTCCAGCGGTTGATCGAGTCTGTCAAGGAGGTCGCCTTGACGAGCGATGATCGGTATGGTCGGACGGCGATGCGTGGTACCGAGGTCGTCGACGAGACCGTCGCGCTGTATACCTGGAAGGTACGGTACTTCGCTCACACCGGTGACAATCCAACGGTCATGGAGGAACTGCTACAAACCGCGCTTCCACTCTATGGTGACGGCGCCTTGTCTGCGGACGAGCTCAATCGACTGCGGGAGGCGGAGGCAACGGCAGCGAATCGAACTGAACAGGAGTGGAAGCGCGACCTCGAGAACGCCATCGATCACGAGGACAAAGAGCACGTGATAACGCGTCGGGCAGATGATAGACGCGAACAGATAGAGGAGGAACGCAGTCGGATGCGAGAGAAACTGGAGGACGCCGGATACGGCAAATCGATGGGTGGCATCGATAACCTCTCCGTCGCGAGCAAAGATCTGCTGACTGTCGGCCTATACTACCCATACCAATGA